From the Toxoplasma gondii ME49 chromosome VIIa, whole genome shotgun sequence genome, one window contains:
- a CDS encoding SWI2/SNF2 SRCAP/Ino80 (encoded by transcript TGME49_280800~Gene product name based on ToxoDB Community Expert Annotation.) produces the protein MSLPPQWQPPGHSVSSEQDSVSAFSPVAPSTLVRRPASFSLSDCPCVAGSSGGSVADAQPWSVPCHVAAASSAVSSQRALSTSAATPSGGLRVAQKSSEAAPRALHAVADPMSLNAPPIHNSGSPPALSCDVSGNRNGQAPSAAPLESGPSAASPWRRTMGGQGVGEGLPFQQVRLSFSSRVQNGDESKSACVSASSDHLRDAWADGIQDGAQPGSRDRPRRRRGRVTSRDSSEHDGASLSAATLPGGWPLEECVQRNTASDDGDASVAGDEPVASGSCGDWPALREKEWLELSNPSASCCSAPSASVSAVAGPLASSACFPHADSSAFSSRACAVAPGRQAQLAVRWEAFRHPALTEREERERTILRVQEEQRQVLLEIQQQREEARRRGEELPDEPPPELACKMCGVDDSGNLLHPGCVDMDEFLASLGGLYDVGLNQEEEKTVQEELQSLQERLQKLLVKMGRSSGRGEGGGPVSQREPARVPEVVFQNILEKEIRSFQDLVIDEHKEKRKLFRQLAGGCRRHVETVEKKKQMKAEEEERRLRAVAKSTCGPVEVFWRRIERLVWEREKRQLQRQLHEKKKQRLDRLVSEAMQQCRRLAQGLRKPCLRSTAAQHDGSKRLTSETTMSSRRNSFVSDEEAKTERQGPGRSESRFSSGRRAKAKTEGGEEDDGEKEWTASMFAKDQEEEDDRLEAEMEREEDEEQEDLQSELQGLQDEASIPVEELLKRTYGVEGGLTQLASDRQREQKEKAHRADKDEEDGEEEDGEAEDGEEGDGEEEDGEEGDGEEEDRENPWSPLGHSKEQEEEDERLDVEMEKEEEDEQEDTEAELRGLQDEAAMPVDELLKRIYGVEGGEAQLAADKRREVDGKARREKAVKEAEASGGRGQADRQEEREERRCQQGEKEIKAELRGREAAAEKIGDTEHSADDDDDNRSEFSLDGGAFGKQKEEDEELDAAMEAEEEEEEEDELKRLQEDAELPIEELIRRFGAPSSGRMEEEEEEGTSSEDEVVIPVQRSLRRRRQRGDSSCEVKQEASSPCSEVRSVSPGQPVEERDSVKRERGASEDREEADKREAKTGDASSADDSRDDLSRREQSEREGNRQLRWPSLSDAEPRSPAGARVQNMKREEGDSKRVLAVKPSKAEVVCVCSPHSAGAVANKSTEEENLTGFSSALSQGPHGEGRGGQSSEKTKSASDTEPSPQPRYLSSNPAPALVRATLRTYQSEGVQWLFALHDKGLNGILADEMGLGKTLQTIVLLARLALERGVWGPHLIVVPTSVMLNWEREFFKFCPGFKVLVYFGSAQERAKKRTGWSRPYAFHVCIASYSTVVKDAQIFRRKKWYSLVLDEAQNIKNFHSRRWQTLLTFNTQHRLLLTGTPLQNNLAELWSLMHFLMPTVFQSHDDFKEWFGDPLTAAIEQEQVSEHQQLLEKLHALLRPYLLRRLKKDVEKQMPRKYEHVVRCSLTKRQKCLYDEFMQRRQVQQTMAAGNYRGMMNILMQLRKVCNHPDLFEPRPIETPVGGGGVNALSYDIPAMICLWLHEPWNWCIEERFRRVTLPIISLIHYEILFSSLQHGLAQNLSPLRLLAPASSSSLLQFSPFDLLSAATPLEECDLLSLPQPVYTRRLHADNSRNSSASGLPCSSSCSSSVAAGVTRFPALSPHVPVENQGNALPLSLPLQEDERIQEFILPCQSPESQISSGHVSEPFPGATGSSHKVPSVWSAETARHMCVDMRVQGCPGSLAPCASPAAATAPSGPPQGPQVPSSSPSLVQSPVHPSFPVASALPLSRPGTGSQDSVGSPPSGVSPNSTFQSHSSSHCSLLSGPAPHSLGEREAVPPLRSAERTFSWVHPDADREGVSASVGGEALDRGEFLGPIGGSSQGPSPGGGRASPLTPVDNSSGPDCDEPGEEGQRESRATEERLFTPSGVHASSPSRVALEARGDENPLEGPPLFESGEAAEAVGSRGMRPLSPAEDAGVHGFAGVPPSLRAAEPALATAAVPASRAASGASSLQASPCETPTTEKKLGSSGGPPTGLRVSARAAARRCREERLAGHDESVKNEGKQPFLSDASGSAMPPSSVLPLSATKRRRLMTAAMSPGEGRRNGEGTESDVLSLGTLLEVPLLRNTTDDGSTAPRAGASASASSALPANSVSLVLTQPFGSASIPDLDGFLAAHARRRCCGRDRRLLLRNCFPVPPAFVSHLMRQQEDSEKDGKVMEDEDLVLNGDAEAAALSSGLADSLSSRAGAAGGTGGVGSPPALERGGKARRQAMRGIKRAGTLWRRWISSERCEMQPALCLVDATGGESFLDSFTPGESEFTAGEDRGMHKDTQTTFLARPAEPFSAAVDANEGTRMRKAEFWRSEEMRCEASQAMFLFASSLSLASPPLFGGRDTRELLRKEICQSPLNPVGSVHEPIRASGDFLARTETLRRITPTPTEVFERDQSVILRCSVLCNPRVQPGPPRIFLRGPGGIQARENSFSAFAESLEFLQGSAAELHEAVERQRRIFPHKQTLQDDCGKLIVLAELLTKLRADGHRCLLFTQFSKMLDVLESWINHQGFTYVRLDGSTKVDQRQRVVTRFNANPRIFLFISSTRAGGVGLNLTGADTVIFYDTDWNPAMDRQAMDRCHRIGQTRDVHVYRLVTEHSIEENIWRKQLQKRLLDEVVVDRGLFTMENTTREGHLGQQTQDKEAAREWFANAETLKDLLASPEESRAKSGFKDDIYADRILHDSAEDNPDDTEASTHVPRSGKRGAGLGGGGEFEAAILEVEDVEDVAAMQQTTREEKQAKQELQQDFRGEKVGEEGTVDLNGALERMPALAAYCVRLINENKPPSLLAQIAQLKTQVRAEGDEDEEKPNDEDRQSESEEPQRSSEDDGPALWESEIESTEEDDE, from the exons ATGTCGCTGCCCCCCCAGTGGCAGCCACCTGGTCACAGCGTCTCTTCTGAACAGGACTcagtctctgctttttcgccTGTCGCTCCTTCTACCTTGGTGCGGAGGCCagcgtcgttttctctcagtGATTGCCCATGCGTGGCCGGTTCGTCAGGCGGCTCGGTCGCAGATGCTCAGCCCTGGAGTGTCCCCTGCCATGTAgccgctgcctcctcagctgtctcctcccagCGTGCATTGTCGACTTCCGCCGCGACGCCTTCAGGAGGCCTCCGTGTCGCGCAGAAGAGCTCCGAGGCGGCGCCTCGagccttgcatgcagttgcggACCCCATGTCTCTCAACGCCCCTCCTATTCACAACTCGGGGAGTCCGCCTGCGCTTTCCTGTGACGTATCAGGAAACCGGAACGGACAGGCGCCGTCAGCGGCGCCTCTCGAGTCTGGACCTTCCGCCGCGAGCCCCTGGAGGCGGACGATGGGGGGACAGGGAGTCGGCGAGGGGCTTCCGTTCCAACAAGTCAGACtgtcgttctcctctcgtgtccagaacggagacgagagcAAATCTGCGTGCGTTTCCGCGTCCTCAGATCACCTCCGTGACGCTTGGGCGGACGGGATCCAAGACGGGGCTCAACCGGGCTCCCGTGACAGGCCacggcgacgcagaggccgCGTGACCTCGAGAGACTCCTCGGAGCACGATGGCGCTTCGCTGTCGGCGGCGACGCTCCCTGGCGGGTGGCCTCTCGAGGAATGTGTGCAGCGGAATACAGCCAGCGACGACGGGGACGCCTCTGTCGCTGGAGACGAGCCGGTCGCGAGTGGCTCTTGCGGCGATTGGCCAGCCTTGCGCGAGAAAGAGTGGCTGGAGCTCTCCAACCCCTCCGCTTCGTGTTGTTCTGCGCCTTCAGCTTCGGTGTCGGCCGTGGCTGGGCCTCTTGCCTCGAGTGCCTGCTTCCCGCATGCAGACTCTTCTGCATTCTCTTCGCGCGCCTGCGCCGTCGCGCCTGGAAGACAGGCCCAGCTAGCTGTGCGGTGGGAAGCCTTTCGGCACCCGGCGTTGACggagcgcgaggagagggagaggacgaTTCTTCGTGTGcaggaggaacagagacaggtcCTTTTGGAAAttcagcagcagagagaggaggcgagaagacgcggcgAGGAGCTGCCGGACGAACCGCCTCCGGAGCTGGCATGCAAAATGTGTGGCGTGGACGACAGCGGGAATCTCCTTCACCCGGGATGCGTGGACATGGATgagtttctcgcctctctcggcggGCTGTACGACGTAGGTTTGAAtcaggaggaggagaagaccgTTCAGGAGGAACTCCAGAGTCTGCAGGAGAGGCTGCAGAAACTTCTGGTCAAGATGGGCCGGTCCTCTGGgcgcggagaaggcggaggacCAGTCTCTCAGAGAGAGCCGGCGCGAGTGCCGGAAGTGGTCTTTCAGAATATCCTCGAGAAAGAGATCCGAAGTTTCCAGGACCTCGTCATCGACGAacacaaagagaagagaaaactctTCAGACAACTCGCGGGAGGGTGTCGACGACACGTGGAAactgtggagaagaagaagcaaatgaaggccgaagaggaagaaag GCGACTACGCGCTGTGGCGAAGAGCACATGCGGTCCCGTCGAGGTCTTCTGGCGACGCATCGAGCGCCTCGTGTGGGAAAGGGAAAAGCGGCAGCTTCAGAGGCAACtccacgagaagaagaagcagaggctgGATCGACTTGTCAGTGAGGCAATGCAGCAGTGCCGCCGGCTTGCTCAGGGTCTCCGAAAGCCG TGCCTTCGTAGTACAGCTGCCCAGCACGATGGAAGCAAACGGTTAACGTCAGAAACGACCATGTCTTCTCGGCGCAACAGCTTCGTCTCTGACGAGGAGGCAAAGACTGAGAGGCAGGGACCAGGTCGAAGCGAGAGCCGCTTCAGCTCTGGCCGAcgggcgaaggcgaagaccgaggggggagaagaagacgatggagagaaagagtggaCTGCGTCGATGTTTGCCAAGgaccaagaagaagaagacgaccgCCTTGAGgcagaaatggagagagaagaagacgaagagcaagaagatTTGCAGAGTGAACTGCAGGGCCTACAAGATGAAGCCAGTATTCCCGTGGAGGAACTCTTGAAAAG GACCTACGGCGTAGAAGGAGGCCTGACGCAACTCGCTTCTGACAGGCAGcgggagcagaaagagaaagctCACAGagcagacaaagacgaagaagacggagaggaagaagatggagaggcagaagatggagaggaaggagatggggaggaagaagatggagaggaaggagacggggaggaagaagatcgaGAGAATCCGTGGTCACCGTTAGGACATTCgaaggaacaagaagaagaagatgaacgTCTGGACGTCGAaatggagaaggaagaggaggacgaacaagaagacaCGGAAGCTGAGCTCCGCGGACTCCAAGACGAAGCGGCCATGCCCGTCGATGAACTGTTGAAGAG GATCTACGGCGTGGAAGGGGGCGAGGCACAGCTGGCTGCGGACAAGCGGCGGGAGGTGGATGGCAAGGCGcgtcgagagaaggcagTCAAAGAAGCTGAAGCATCAGGAGGAAGGGGACAGGCCGACCgacaggaagagcgagaagaacgcagatgtcaacagggagagaaggagataAAAGCGGAGCtaagaggaagagaggcggcggcagagaagaTAGGGGACACTGAACACTCCGCAGACGATGACGACGACAACAGAAGCGAGTTTAGCTTGGATGGCGGGGCCTTcgggaaacagaaagaagaagatgaagagctCGACGCTGCGAtggaagccgaggaagaagaggaggaagaagacgagttGAAAAGGCTGCAAGAGGATGCCGAACTACCTATAGAGGAGTTGATTCGAAG ATTTGGTGCGCCGTCGTCGGGACgcatggaagaagaggaagaagaggggaccAGCAGCGAGGACGAAGTCGTGATCCCTGTTCAGCGCAGTCTGCGTCGGAGACGTCAGCGCGGCGACTCTTCCTGCGAGGTGAAGCAGGAAGCTTCCAGTCCGTGTTCTGAAGTCCGCAGTGTGAGCCCAGGTCAACCCGTTGAAGAGCGGGACTCAgtaaagagagagagaggcgcgagtGAGGATCGAGAGGAGGCCGACaagcgcgaggcgaagacTGGAGACGCGTCGTCTGCAGATGACTCGAGAGATGATCtttcgaggagagaacaatCGGAGAGGGAGGGGAACCGTCAGCTGCGGTGGCCGTCGCTGTCAGATGCCGAGCCACGGTCCCCGGCAGGCGCCAGGGTGCAGAACATGAAGCGCGAGGAGGGCGATTCAAAGCGCGTTTTGGCTGTGAAGCCGAGCAAGGCGGAGGTCGTGTGTGTATGCTCCCCTCACTCAGCAGGTGCAGTTGCGAACAAGAGcacggaagaggagaacttGACTGGGTTTTCGTCGGCTCTTTCGCAGGGTCCGCATGGAGAGGGTCGCGGCGGACAGAGCTCTGAAAAGACGAAGTCCGCTTCCGACACTGAGCCATCGCCGCAGCCTCGTTACCTATCGTCGAATCCAGCTCCCGCGTTGGTTCGGGCGACGCTCCGCACGTATCAGTCAGAGGGTGTTCAGTGGCTCTTTGCCCTGCACGACAAAGGCCTGAATGGCATTCTCGCAGACGAAATGGGGCTGGGGAAGACTCTGCAGACGATCGTGCTGCTCGCGCGGCTTGCCCTCGAGCGCGGCGTGTGGGGGCCGCACCTGATCGTCGTGCCTACGAGTGTGATGCTCAACTGGGAGCGTGAGTTCTTCAAGTTTTGCCCGGGCTTCAAGGTGCTCGTCTACTTCGGCAGCGCCCAGGAacgcgcgaagaaacgcacagGATGGTCGCGGCCCTACGCGTTCCACGTCTGCATCGCTTCGTACTCGACGGTGGTCAAGGACGCGCAAATTTTCAGACGGAAAAAGTGGTactctctcgtcctcgacGAGGCCCAAAACATCAAGAATTTCCACAGCCGAAGGTGGCAAACGCTCTTGACCTTCAACACGCAACATCGGCTCCTCCTGACGGGCACACCCTTGCAAAACAACCTCGCCGAACTCTGGTCGCTCATGCACTTCCTCATGCCCACTGTGTTCCAGTCCCACGACGACTTCAAGGAGTGGTTTGGAGACCCGCTCACAGCGGCCATCGAACAG GAACAAGTCTCAGAACACCAGCAATTGCTCGAAAAGCTCCACGCCCTTCTGCGGCCGTATCTCCTGCGTCGCCTGAAAAAAGATGTCGAGAAGCAAATGCCGCGCAAGTACGAACACGTGGTTCGCTGTTCTCTcacaaagagacaaaagtgCTTGTACGACGAATtcatgcagagacgccaaGTCCAGCAGACTATGGCCGCCGGCAATTACAGGGGAATGATGAACATTCTGATGCAGTTGCGGAAGGTGTGCAATCACCCCGACTTGTTTGAGCCCAGGCCGATCGAAACTCCAGTTGGAGGCGGAGGTGTTAACGCGCTCTCGTACGACATCCCGGCAATGATTTGTCTGTGGCTGCATGAACCGTGGAACTGGTGCATCGAGGAACGCTTTCG GCGTGTCACGCTGCCGATTATCTCTTTGATCCACTACGAGATATTGTTCTCATCTCTTCAACATGGCCTGGCTCAGAATTTGTCGCcacttcgtctcctcgcccctgcgtcttcctcgtctcttctgcagttCTCTCCGTTTGACCTCTTGTCTGCCGCCACTCCTCTGGAAGAGTGTgaccttctctcgctgcctcaGCCAGTGTACACACGccggttgcatgcagacaatAGCAGGAACTCGTCAGCCAGTGGTCTCCCCTGCTCgtcgtcttgttcttcttcggttGCGGCAGGGGTCACTCGCTTCCCTGCACTGTCTCCGCATGTGCCTGTCGAGAACCAAGGGAACGCGTTACCTCTGTCGCTACCTCtccaagaagacgaaagaatCCAAGAGTTCATTCTCCCTTGTCAGTCACCCGAATCTCAGATTTCTTCTGGCCATGTGTCGGAGCCTTTTCCCGGAGCGACTGGATCCTCTCACAAGGTACCCAGCGTTTGGAGCGCCGAAACCGCCCGCCACATGTGCGTCGACATGCGCGTGCAAGGCTGTCCTGGGTCTCTGGCACCTTGCGCTTCTCCCGCCGCTGCCACGGCTCCCTCTGGCCCTCCTCAAGGCCCCCAGGTTCCATCTTCGTCGCCCTCTCTTGTCCAGTCTCCTGTGCATCCTTCTTTCCCTGTTGCCTCTGCTCTCCCGCTGTCTCGTCCTGGGACAGGGTCGCAAGACTCGGTCGGTTCTCCACCAAGTGGCGTGTCGCCGAATTCCACCTTTCAGTCTCACTCGTCTTCTCACTGTTCCCTGCTCTCTGGACCGGCTCCTCACTCTCTAGGAGAGCGGGAGGCTGTGCCTCCACTTCGCTCGGCCGAGCGAACCTTTTCGTGGGTCCACCCAGATGCAGACCGCGaaggcgtctctgcctctgtcggaGGGGAAGCGCTTGACCGTGGGGAGTTTCTAGGCCCGATAGGCGGCTCGAGCCAGGGACCGTCGCCTGGTGGGGGTCGCGCTTCGCCGCTGACGCCCGTGGACAACAGCAGCGGGCCGGACTGTGACGAGCCGGGAGaggagggacagagagaaagccggGCGACAGAGGAGCGGCTTTTCACCCCTTCTGGTGTCCAcgcgtcgtctccgtctcgagTCGCCCTTGAGGCGCGTGGGGACGAAAATCCCTTGGAAGGTCCCCCCTTGTTTGAGTCGGGAGAGGCCGCCGAGGCAGTTGGAAGTCGAGGCAtgcgtcctctgtctcctgccgAGGACGCTGGCGTGCACGGTTTCGCAGGCGTCCCTCCGAGTCTTCGAGCTGCAGAACCAGCCTTGGCAACGGCGGCGGTGCCCGCGTCTCGGGCTGCGTCtggtgcttcttctctccaagCATCGCCGTGTGAAACCCCaaccacagagaagaaactgggTTCTTCTGGAGGCCCTCCGACCGGCTTGCGCGTGTCTGCGCGTGCGGCGGCCCGGCGGTGTCGGGAGGAGAGGCTCGCTGGGCACGATGAATCTGTGAAAAACGAAGGCAAACAGCCGTTCTTAAGCGACGCGTCTGGATCAGCGatgcctccttcttccgtgCTCCCTCTATCGGCGACcaaacgaagaaggctgATGACTGCGGCGATGAGCCcgggagaggggaggagaaacggCGAAGGCACCGAGTCCGACGTGCTGTCTCTCGGGACTCTCCTCGAGGTTCCGCTTCTCCGGAACACGACAGATGACGGGAGCACGGCGCCTAGAGCAGGCGCTTCTGCGTCCGCGTCCTCCGCCTTGCCTGCGaattctgtctctctggtgCTTACCCAACCGTTTGGGTCTGCGTCGATTCCAGACTTGGACGGTTTTCTCGCGGCCCACGCCAGGCGTCGCTGCTGCGGTCGCGACcggcgcctccttctccgaAACTGTTTCCCCGTCCCGCCTGCCTTTGTGTCTCACCTCATGCGCCAGCAGGAGGACAGTGAGAAGGACGGCAAGGTTATGGAAGACGAGGACCTGGTTTTGAATGGGGACGCAGAGGCGgctgctctgtcttctggTTTAGCTGATTCACTGAGCTCGCGGGCGGGCGCCGCAGGTGGCACAGGAGGCGTCGGCTCGCCTCCGGCCttggagagaggcgggaaGGCACGGCGACAAGCCATGCGGGGAATCAAGCGCGCTGGCACTCTCTGGAGACGCTGGATTTCCAGCGAAAGATGTGAGATGCAGCCTGCTTTGTGTCTCGTCGACGCGACCGGCGGCGAGTCCTTCCTAGACAGCTTCACGCCGGGAGAATCCGAATTTACGGCgggcgaagacagaggcatGCACAAGGACACACAGACAACGTTTCTCGCGCGACCCGCGGAACCCTTCAGCGCTGCTGTCGACGCGAACGAGGGGACTCGCATGCGCAAAGCAG AGTTCTGGCGGTCAGAAGAGATGCGATGCGAGGCGTCACAGGCGATGTTTCTCTTCGCATCCAGTCTATCACTCGCGTCACCTCCTCTGTTCGGGGGGCGCGACACTCGCGAGCTGCTCAGAAAGGAAATTTGCCAATCTCCCTTGAATCCCGTCGGCAGCGTCCACGAGCCG ATTAGAGCCTCCGGGGACTTCCTGGCTCGGACGGAGACTCTTCGGCGCATCACACCAACCCCCACAGAGGTCTTTGAACGCGACCAAAGCGTCATTCTACGCTGCTCGGTTCTCTGCAATCCTCGGGTCCAACCCGGCCCCCCCCGTATCTT CCTGCGAGGTCCTGGTGGCATCCAAGCTCGGGAGAACTCTTTTTCGGCGTTCGCAGAGAGTTTGGAGTTCCTCCAGGGTAGCGCTGCTGAGCTCCATGAAGCagtagagagacagaggcgcatCTTCCCGCACAAGCAGACCCTGCAAGATGACTGTGGCAAACTGATTGTGTTG GCTGAACTCCTCACGAAACTCCGAGCTGACGGCCACCGCTGTTTGCTGTTCACACAGTTCAGTAAGATGCTGGATGTGCTGGAATCATGGATCAACCACCAGGGCTTCACGTACGTACGTCTGGACGGCAGCACAAAG GTGGACCAACGCCAGAGAGTCGTCACTAGATTCAATGCAAATCCACGCATTTTTTTGTTCATCTCTTCCACGCGAGCGGGCGGAGTCGGGCTGAACCTCACAGGTGCCGACACGGTTATCTTCTACGACACGGACTGGAACCCCGCCATGGATCGGCAGGCTATGGATAG ATGCCATCGCATCGGCCAGACTCGCGACGTCCACGTCTACCGTCTGGTCACTGAACACTCGATTGAAGAGAACATCTGGCGCAAGCAACTTCAGAAGAGGCTCCTCGACGAGGTTGTCGTCGACCGTGGTCTATT